In one Cloacibacillus porcorum genomic region, the following are encoded:
- a CDS encoding helix-turn-helix domain-containing protein: MRYTKEERLEIGRKVYEGIMTRYEAAEAYGISDDTARDYMRMYRDSNSLPPKSSGNGSDSYVYKPSERQPDLSDYESMTKKELIVELIKAKVAEARLKKGYEVKGDGPVKEYILLDSSNTK; this comes from the coding sequence ATGCGATACACGAAAGAAGAGCGTCTTGAAATCGGACGAAAAGTTTATGAGGGGATAATGACACGTTACGAGGCTGCCGAAGCCTACGGCATCAGCGACGACACGGCTAGGGACTATATGCGGATGTATCGTGATTCCAACAGTCTGCCGCCCAAGTCTTCCGGAAACGGTTCGGACAGTTATGTTTACAAGCCTTCCGAAAGACAGCCTGACCTATCAGATTATGAGTCCATGACAAAAAAAGAACTCATTGTTGAGTTGATTAAAGCGAAAGTAGCGGAAGCAAGATTAAAAAAAGGCTACGAGGTGAAAGGAGATGGTCCGGTAAAGGAATATATCCTTTTAGACAGCTCGAATACCAAGTAA
- a CDS encoding IS256 family transposase, whose translation MAKDKKITHKVQMTDGKRDIIRYLLQEYDIKSAKDIQDALKDLLGGTIKEMMETEMDEHLGYKKSQRSEGSDYRNGYKQKHVNSSFGEFCIDVPQDRESSFDPKIVRKRQKDISEIDQKIISMYAKGMTTRQISATIQDIYGFDVSEGFISDVTDKIMPQIEEWQNRALSEVYPIVFIDAIHYSVREDNAVKKLAAYVILGINSNGIKEVLCLQVGENESAKYWLTVLNSLKNRGVKDIFILCADGLSGMREAVESAFPQTEYQRCLIHQVRSTMKYVVEKDRKEFAADLKTIYQAPDESHALEAREHVAEKWGLKYANAVKGWERNWDTISPIFKFSCQVRKVIYTTNAIESLNSTYRRLNSQRSVFPSAGALLKALYLATFEATKKWSMPVRNWRSILGELAVMYEGRMPE comes from the coding sequence ATGGCAAAAGATAAGAAGATTACTCACAAAGTTCAGATGACAGACGGGAAAAGAGATATCATCAGATACCTACTTCAGGAATACGATATCAAATCTGCAAAGGATATCCAGGATGCGCTGAAAGATCTTCTGGGGGGTACGATTAAAGAGATGATGGAGACTGAGATGGACGAACATCTCGGTTATAAGAAATCTCAGCGTTCAGAAGGCAGCGACTACCGCAACGGATACAAACAAAAGCATGTAAACTCAAGTTTTGGAGAGTTTTGCATAGACGTTCCTCAGGACAGGGAATCCAGCTTCGATCCTAAGATAGTAAGAAAGCGACAAAAAGATATTTCCGAGATAGACCAGAAAATAATATCTATGTACGCTAAAGGAATGACTACCCGTCAGATATCGGCAACGATACAGGATATTTACGGGTTCGACGTTTCAGAAGGCTTCATATCGGATGTGACTGACAAGATAATGCCGCAGATCGAAGAATGGCAGAACAGGGCACTCTCCGAAGTCTATCCCATTGTTTTTATAGATGCGATTCATTATTCTGTCAGGGAAGATAACGCTGTAAAGAAGCTCGCAGCCTATGTAATACTTGGAATCAACAGCAACGGTATAAAAGAAGTGCTTTGTCTGCAGGTGGGAGAAAATGAAAGCGCCAAATACTGGCTGACAGTCCTGAATTCCCTGAAGAACCGTGGTGTAAAGGATATCTTCATTCTCTGTGCAGACGGCCTTAGCGGAATGCGCGAAGCAGTAGAAAGTGCGTTCCCGCAGACTGAATACCAGCGCTGCCTTATACATCAGGTCAGGAGCACTATGAAATATGTGGTTGAAAAAGACCGCAAAGAATTTGCCGCAGACCTAAAAACAATATATCAAGCTCCCGACGAGTCCCATGCGCTGGAAGCGAGGGAGCATGTTGCTGAGAAGTGGGGATTAAAATATGCAAATGCAGTGAAGGGGTGGGAGCGCAACTGGGATACGATCTCTCCGATATTTAAATTTTCTTGCCAGGTAAGAAAGGTCATTTACACGACAAACGCGATAGAAAGCCTTAATTCCACCTATCGCAGGCTCAACAGCCAAAGAAGCGTATTCCCCAGCGCAGGCGCCCTTCTGAAAGCCTTATATCTTGCTACTTTTGAAGCAACCAAGAAATGGAGTATGCCAGTTAGGAACTGGCGCAGTATCCTTGGTGAACTAGCTGTAATGTATGAAGGACGGATGCCTGAATAG
- a CDS encoding IS3 family transposase: MVIERNIKYRIIFEFSTKHSVCGMCRFLSVSRSAYYSWLKRRGMEDKDGPLIEAIRTGQDINKNTYGYRRMTLWLNNFIGIHVNNKRVRRVMKKAGLQAEIRKKKKFKVMSGNIHSYENILNREFRSDRPNQKLVTDITYIRTKKGNIFLSMIKDLFDNSIQGYQISRNNNIKLVTDTLKKAFENNNKVVADGPILHSDQGFQYTSHAYFNLTQRYGLKVSMSRKGNCLDNACAENFFSHIKSELVNRVKWENYEEAKDAIDEYIRYYNNDRIQIKLKKAPMQYRSLFIE; encoded by the coding sequence GTGGTGATAGAAAGAAATATTAAATACAGAATCATTTTTGAATTTTCAACAAAACATTCTGTCTGTGGAATGTGTAGATTTTTGTCCGTATCACGCTCTGCATACTACAGTTGGCTAAAGCGGCGTGGAATGGAAGATAAAGACGGTCCTCTCATAGAAGCAATAAGAACGGGACAGGATATCAACAAAAACACTTATGGGTACAGGCGAATGACTCTGTGGCTCAACAACTTCATTGGCATTCATGTAAACAATAAGAGGGTAAGGCGTGTTATGAAAAAAGCAGGACTTCAAGCGGAAATAAGAAAAAAGAAAAAGTTTAAAGTGATGTCAGGAAATATCCACAGCTATGAGAATATCCTGAACAGAGAATTTCGTTCCGACAGACCAAACCAGAAACTGGTTACTGATATCACATATATACGAACAAAAAAGGGTAATATATTCCTCTCCATGATAAAAGATCTCTTTGATAATTCCATACAGGGATATCAAATCAGTCGTAATAATAATATTAAGTTAGTAACCGATACATTGAAGAAAGCATTTGAAAACAATAATAAGGTGGTCGCTGATGGACCAATCCTCCACAGCGACCAGGGGTTTCAATATACAAGCCATGCATATTTCAACCTGACACAAAGATACGGACTCAAGGTCTCGATGTCAAGGAAAGGAAATTGTTTGGATAATGCCTGTGCAGAAAACTTCTTTAGTCACATTAAATCAGAACTCGTCAACCGAGTAAAATGGGAGAACTACGAGGAGGCTAAAGATGCTATAGACGAATATATAAGGTATTATAATAACGACAGGATACAGATAAAATTGAAAAAGGCTCCGATGCAATATCGAAGTCTCTTTATTGAATAA
- a CDS encoding helix-turn-helix domain-containing protein → MRKRKTEERIKAIEMHKQGIPRRRIAEELGVSPDSVKTWISLYKSGQKDLLDDTRKKRTYSKAVKLEAVSAHLEEGRTMVDVTSSFNISSPSLLRRWCKEFLEQGDISSSKRDCPDKKLEVTNSIEKIKELEMQVDVLKKALELQRW, encoded by the coding sequence ATGCGTAAACGTAAAACAGAAGAAAGAATAAAAGCAATTGAGATGCACAAACAGGGAATTCCACGAAGGCGGATTGCTGAAGAACTTGGTGTTAGTCCTGATTCTGTTAAAACATGGATATCTTTATATAAGAGCGGACAGAAGGACTTACTGGATGATACAAGGAAAAAAAGAACCTACAGCAAGGCTGTAAAACTTGAAGCTGTTTCGGCTCATTTAGAAGAGGGACGTACTATGGTAGATGTTACCTCGTCTTTTAACATTTCAAGTCCCTCTCTTTTAAGACGATGGTGTAAGGAATTTCTCGAACAAGGGGATATTTCTAGTTCAAAACGTGACTGTCCAGATAAGAAATTGGAAGTTACAAATAGCATAGAAAAGATCAAAGAGCTGGAAATGCAGGTTGACGTATTAAAAAAAGCCTTAGAGCTGCAAAGGTGGTGA
- a CDS encoding FmdE family protein → MDKELLYKKCVDFHGHSCGGLLIGFRAALCAMERFAITEPSPDEEIVCVAENDACGIDAVQALLGCTAGKGNLILRLRGKQAFTFFDRKSGDSFRIVLKEKEFASKEEKRKFMREAPTEEIFKIEEARFALPREAKIYQSRRCARCGEPTAEPWLRVSDGKLLCLDCLDEATTAP, encoded by the coding sequence ATGGATAAAGAACTTCTATATAAAAAATGCGTCGATTTTCACGGCCACAGCTGCGGCGGCCTGCTCATCGGCTTCCGCGCGGCGCTCTGCGCAATGGAACGGTTCGCGATCACGGAGCCGTCGCCCGACGAAGAAATCGTCTGCGTCGCGGAGAACGACGCCTGCGGGATAGACGCGGTACAGGCGCTGCTCGGCTGCACCGCCGGCAAGGGCAACCTCATCCTGCGGCTGCGCGGCAAACAGGCCTTTACCTTCTTCGATAGAAAAAGCGGTGATTCCTTCCGTATCGTGCTGAAAGAAAAAGAATTCGCCTCCAAAGAGGAAAAGCGAAAATTCATGCGCGAAGCCCCCACGGAAGAGATATTCAAGATCGAGGAGGCGCGCTTCGCTCTGCCGCGCGAGGCAAAAATCTACCAGTCGCGCCGCTGCGCCCGCTGCGGCGAACCGACCGCCGAACCCTGGCTCCGCGTCAGCGATGGTAAACTTCTCTGCCTCGACTGCCTCGACGAAGCGACAACCGCACCGTAA
- a CDS encoding NAD(P)-dependent malic enzyme, producing the protein MKKEDVFAKSLDMHRELGGKLDIECRKKIESMEDLSLVYTPGVAEPCRAIERDPEELWNVTIKNNLVAVITDGSAVLGLGDIGPAASMPVMEGKSCLFKRFAGIDSVPFAVSTNDVDEFVNVVSKIAVSFGGINLEDISAPRCFEIERRLQERLDIPVFHDDQHGTAVIALAAYKNALRLTGRGIEDAVLVINGAGAAGSSIARYFLAAGVKNIIMCDVGGALCEGYTEGLNPAQIELSKITNPEKRRGSLAEVIRGADAFLGVSRPGLLTGEMVRSMAPNPVVFAMANPTPEIFPDEALAAGAAVVATGRSDFPNQVNNCLGFPGIFRGALDVRARCINEEMKLAASEALASLVSESELSREYIIPSALDPRVVPAVAAAVAAAARRTGVSRI; encoded by the coding sequence ATGAAAAAAGAAGACGTATTTGCAAAATCGCTTGATATGCACAGGGAGCTGGGGGGCAAACTGGATATCGAGTGTAGGAAGAAGATAGAGAGCATGGAGGATCTCTCCCTCGTCTATACGCCGGGGGTGGCGGAGCCCTGCCGCGCCATCGAGCGCGATCCCGAAGAGCTCTGGAATGTTACGATAAAGAATAATTTGGTGGCCGTTATCACGGACGGCTCGGCGGTGCTGGGGCTTGGAGATATCGGCCCCGCGGCCTCGATGCCGGTGATGGAGGGCAAGAGCTGCCTCTTCAAGCGATTCGCGGGGATAGATTCTGTCCCGTTCGCTGTGTCTACGAATGATGTCGACGAATTTGTCAATGTGGTGTCGAAGATCGCCGTATCATTCGGCGGCATCAACCTTGAGGATATTTCCGCGCCGCGCTGCTTTGAGATCGAGCGCCGCCTTCAGGAAAGGCTGGATATTCCCGTCTTTCACGACGACCAGCATGGCACGGCGGTGATCGCGCTTGCCGCCTATAAGAACGCCCTGCGCCTGACGGGGCGCGGCATCGAGGACGCGGTGCTTGTCATTAACGGCGCGGGAGCGGCGGGCAGTTCGATCGCGCGTTATTTCCTCGCTGCGGGCGTAAAGAATATTATTATGTGTGATGTGGGCGGCGCGCTCTGCGAGGGATATACGGAGGGGCTGAATCCGGCGCAGATCGAGCTTTCCAAGATAACGAATCCCGAAAAGCGGCGCGGCAGCCTCGCCGAGGTGATAAGGGGAGCGGACGCCTTTCTCGGAGTTTCGCGCCCCGGTCTGCTCACCGGCGAGATGGTGCGCAGTATGGCCCCCAATCCCGTAGTTTTTGCGATGGCGAACCCGACGCCGGAGATTTTTCCCGACGAGGCGCTTGCCGCCGGCGCGGCGGTGGTCGCCACGGGACGAAGCGATTTCCCAAACCAGGTGAACAACTGTCTCGGTTTTCCGGGGATTTTCCGCGGCGCGCTGGATGTGCGCGCAAGGTGCATAAATGAAGAGATGAAGCTCGCCGCCTCGGAGGCGCTGGCCTCGCTGGTATCGGAGTCTGAGCTTTCGAGGGAGTATATTATTCCCTCCGCCCTCGACCCGCGCGTGGTGCCCGCTGTGGCTGCGGCGGTGGCCGCTGCCGCGCGCCGTACCGGCGTATCCAGGATATAG
- the lysA gene encoding diaminopimelate decarboxylase produces MFLKNEEAFEIVREFGSPVYVYSEDILRQRCRELLDAFEGRLSPSFSVKANSNLSLLRIIREEGIGVDAMSHGEIFLLEHAGFSSDEIFYIGNNVSADELRYCIDRGILVSADSLSQLEALGRINRGGRVALRFNPGVGAGHCEKVVTAGHKTKFGIDPRFCAQAKELLARYDMKLVGINQHIGSLFLEPEPYVEAAENLLALVLENFPGLDFIDFGGGFGVPYRQDEKRLDFAALRGQLFPVLDSFVERYDNKYVHFKCEPGRYLAAECGLLLGTVHAVKENYGETYVGTDIGFNVLMRPVLYDSYHEVRLLKGGEHGDGAEESASTVTVVGNICESGDILAAERRLDGVRENDLIAVENSGAYGYSMASNYNCRLRPAEVLKTSQGEIKLIRAADTLESLIENF; encoded by the coding sequence ATGTTTCTGAAAAACGAAGAGGCCTTTGAGATAGTCCGGGAGTTTGGTTCGCCGGTCTATGTCTACAGCGAGGATATATTGAGGCAGAGGTGCCGCGAACTGCTCGACGCCTTTGAGGGGCGGCTTTCGCCGAGTTTTTCCGTCAAGGCGAATTCCAATCTGTCCCTGCTCCGCATCATCCGTGAAGAGGGGATCGGGGTGGACGCGATGTCCCACGGCGAGATTTTTCTTCTTGAACACGCAGGTTTCAGCAGCGATGAGATTTTTTATATCGGCAACAATGTCTCCGCCGACGAACTGCGTTATTGTATAGACAGGGGGATACTCGTCAGCGCCGATTCGCTCTCTCAGCTGGAGGCCCTCGGGCGGATAAACCGCGGCGGGCGCGTCGCCCTCCGTTTCAATCCCGGCGTCGGCGCGGGCCACTGTGAGAAGGTTGTGACGGCGGGGCACAAGACGAAGTTCGGCATCGATCCCCGGTTCTGCGCGCAGGCCAAGGAGCTGCTGGCGAGGTATGATATGAAGCTCGTCGGTATAAATCAGCATATCGGCTCCCTCTTCCTGGAGCCGGAGCCATATGTCGAGGCGGCGGAAAATTTGCTGGCGCTGGTGCTGGAGAATTTTCCCGGCCTTGATTTCATTGATTTCGGCGGCGGTTTCGGCGTCCCCTATCGTCAGGATGAGAAACGGCTGGATTTCGCCGCTCTGCGCGGACAGCTGTTCCCCGTTCTTGATTCGTTTGTCGAACGTTATGACAATAAGTATGTCCATTTTAAATGTGAGCCGGGACGTTATCTGGCCGCCGAATGCGGCCTGCTTCTCGGCACGGTGCATGCCGTGAAGGAGAATTACGGCGAGACCTATGTCGGGACCGATATCGGCTTCAATGTTTTGATGCGTCCCGTCCTCTATGATTCTTATCATGAGGTCAGGCTGCTGAAGGGCGGCGAACATGGCGACGGAGCGGAGGAATCTGCTTCGACCGTGACGGTGGTCGGCAATATCTGCGAAAGCGGTGACATTCTCGCGGCGGAGCGCCGGTTGGACGGCGTGCGCGAGAATGATTTGATCGCGGTGGAGAACTCGGGAGCCTACGGCTATTCGATGGCCTCGAATTATAACTGCCGCCTGCGTCCGGCCGAGGTGCTCAAGACGTCACAGGGTGAGATAAAACTTATCCGCGCCGCGGATACGCTTGAAAGCCTGATCGAGAATTTTTAA
- a CDS encoding Hpt domain-containing protein, with amino-acid sequence MNKELLVSAGIDYDGGVRRFMGNAPLFEKMLCKFLTDQSFSEARKSFESCEWQSFMRNVHTLKGLSGNLSINVIYHTASQIVSLLRADDIEGAKALFPSLEEEYGAVSKAIGLAAEADRR; translated from the coding sequence TTGAATAAAGAGTTGTTGGTCTCTGCCGGAATAGATTATGACGGAGGCGTCCGGCGTTTTATGGGAAACGCCCCTCTATTTGAAAAGATGCTTTGCAAATTCCTTACGGATCAATCCTTCTCGGAGGCACGGAAGAGTTTTGAGAGCTGCGAATGGCAGTCTTTTATGCGGAATGTGCATACTCTGAAGGGACTCAGCGGAAATCTCAGTATAAATGTCATTTACCATACGGCCTCACAAATAGTTTCGCTGCTGCGCGCCGACGACATCGAAGGGGCGAAGGCGCTGTTTCCCTCGCTGGAGGAAGAATACGGCGCCGTCTCTAAGGCTATAGGGCTGGCCGCAGAGGCAGACCGGCGATGA
- a CDS encoding EAL domain-containing protein, with protein MTAEKGVLIVDDLELNRILLAEIFKGSYRVFEAGNGVEALELLRRETPRIDMVLLDIVMPVMDGFETLAVMREDAGLSGIPVVVITAGDDPDDEIKALNLGATDFITKPFDPRVVISRVRNIIERREIDEIKLENKMLRRQTLAQVQLQAILDNMIGGVALIEFSEQPHAIYMSPGFYSLTGCSKEVFEAHKDDFFFRVHPDDRPKLEAEIKAGMDGKAPISCEFRVIRVDDRPCWAHVQGIKISYPDSPHPVMIMIFTDITNEKENERQLMEANAELRYMAYHDSLTTIFNREAFSEMTSAMLRNNPDKEFVLICWNVERFKFINELFGKNTGDLILKDVAALLKREISHIGTYGRLEADHFAVCFPKDEIDIDALIERIKPCEDFQRNHYELVIHVGVYEIEDPTVPVDQMCDRANLALQSVKGNYLRRCAYYTDDLRSSLLREQEVVREMSQALEEGQFVPWLQPQYNHATGRIAGAEALARWEHPVRGLIPTGGFIPIFEKNGFISKLDESIWEQVCRLLRRWLDEGRPVVPISVNISRVDIYNPKLESILTGLVKKYDIPISLFRLEITESACVENPAQLIKVISSLRERGFFIEMDDFGSGYSSLNSLKDMPIDLVKLDLKFLLGDDEYQRGGNILASVVRMTKWLSLPAIAEGVETAAQADFLKSIGCNLVQGYLYARPMPVGDFEALLDASSLDTEQLVKKSENIIDVNEFWRADSQSSFVFNALLGPALVFEYNDGSIDMLRANDEFFSLLGLDSDHAPFHKLSLIDQICADDRERFISMIEAMSEGGEERAACICWRNGGGEELRRVKVRARMLAESDGRKIIFASLEDITDFC; from the coding sequence ATGACAGCTGAAAAAGGCGTTCTTATCGTTGACGATCTTGAATTAAACAGGATATTGCTCGCGGAGATATTCAAGGGCAGTTACAGGGTATTTGAAGCCGGCAACGGTGTTGAGGCTCTTGAACTGCTGCGGCGGGAGACGCCGCGGATCGACATGGTGCTTCTGGATATCGTGATGCCGGTAATGGATGGTTTTGAGACTCTCGCCGTGATGCGGGAGGATGCGGGGCTCTCCGGTATTCCGGTGGTCGTCATCACGGCGGGGGACGACCCCGACGACGAGATAAAGGCGCTGAACCTCGGAGCCACGGACTTTATCACGAAACCATTTGATCCGCGCGTCGTCATAAGCCGTGTGCGCAATATAATCGAACGGCGCGAGATAGACGAGATAAAACTTGAAAATAAGATGCTGCGCAGACAGACGCTCGCGCAGGTCCAGCTTCAGGCGATTCTGGACAATATGATCGGCGGCGTCGCGCTTATTGAGTTTTCGGAGCAGCCGCACGCGATTTATATGAGTCCGGGGTTCTATAGTCTGACAGGCTGTTCAAAAGAGGTCTTTGAGGCTCACAAGGATGATTTCTTTTTCCGGGTTCACCCGGACGACCGGCCGAAGCTTGAGGCGGAGATCAAGGCTGGGATGGACGGGAAGGCCCCCATCAGCTGTGAATTCCGCGTGATAAGAGTTGATGACAGGCCCTGCTGGGCTCATGTTCAGGGGATTAAGATATCATATCCCGACAGCCCCCATCCGGTCATGATAATGATATTCACCGATATTACGAACGAGAAAGAGAACGAGCGGCAGCTTATGGAGGCTAACGCCGAACTGCGTTATATGGCCTATCATGACTCTCTGACCACGATATTCAACCGTGAAGCCTTCTCGGAGATGACCAGCGCGATGCTGCGGAACAACCCCGACAAGGAGTTTGTGCTCATATGCTGGAATGTGGAGCGGTTTAAGTTTATAAACGAGCTCTTCGGGAAAAACACAGGCGATCTAATTCTTAAGGACGTCGCGGCGCTTTTGAAGAGGGAAATCTCCCATATCGGAACGTACGGAAGGCTGGAGGCGGACCATTTTGCCGTCTGTTTTCCGAAAGATGAGATAGATATTGACGCTCTGATCGAGCGGATAAAACCATGTGAAGACTTCCAGCGGAACCATTATGAACTAGTAATCCATGTGGGGGTATACGAAATAGAGGACCCGACAGTGCCGGTAGACCAGATGTGCGACCGCGCGAACCTCGCCCTACAGTCTGTAAAGGGCAATTATCTGCGGCGCTGCGCCTATTACACCGATGATCTGCGTTCTTCGCTGCTGCGCGAACAGGAGGTCGTCCGTGAGATGAGCCAGGCTCTTGAGGAGGGGCAGTTCGTCCCCTGGCTCCAGCCGCAGTACAACCATGCCACGGGTCGTATAGCCGGCGCGGAGGCGTTAGCGCGTTGGGAGCATCCCGTGCGTGGATTGATCCCCACCGGCGGCTTTATCCCGATTTTTGAGAAAAACGGCTTTATCTCAAAGCTCGACGAGAGTATCTGGGAGCAGGTCTGCCGTCTTCTGCGGCGGTGGCTTGACGAAGGGCGTCCGGTGGTTCCCATATCGGTCAATATTTCACGCGTGGACATCTATAATCCCAAACTTGAATCTATTCTCACCGGTCTGGTCAAGAAGTATGACATCCCCATCTCGCTTTTCCGCCTGGAGATCACGGAATCCGCCTGTGTGGAGAATCCCGCTCAGCTTATCAAGGTCATCAGCTCTCTGCGTGAGAGAGGTTTCTTCATAGAGATGGATGATTTTGGCAGCGGCTACTCTTCGCTTAATTCGCTGAAGGATATGCCGATAGATCTTGTAAAGCTGGATTTGAAGTTTTTGCTTGGCGACGACGAATACCAGCGCGGGGGAAATATTCTCGCCTCGGTAGTGCGCATGACGAAGTGGCTCAGCCTTCCCGCGATTGCCGAGGGTGTGGAGACGGCGGCGCAGGCCGACTTCCTGAAGAGTATCGGCTGCAACCTGGTTCAGGGCTATCTCTACGCGCGCCCGATGCCGGTCGGAGACTTTGAGGCGCTGCTGGACGCCTCTTCTCTCGACACGGAGCAGCTTGTAAAAAAATCGGAAAATATCATTGATGTCAACGAGTTCTGGCGGGCCGATTCGCAGAGTTCTTTTGTATTTAACGCGCTGCTCGGTCCGGCGCTGGTATTTGAATATAACGACGGAAGTATCGACATGCTGCGGGCGAACGACGAATTCTTTTCCCTGCTCGGCCTTGACAGCGACCACGCGCCATTTCATAAGCTGTCCCTCATCGACCAAATTTGCGCCGACGACAGGGAACGGTTCATCTCCATGATCGAAGCGATGTCTGAAGGCGGGGAAGAACGGGCCGCCTGCATCTGCTGGCGGAACGGCGGCGGGGAAGAGCTGCGGCGCGTAAAGGTGCGGGCGCGTATGCTGGCCGAAAGCGACGGACGCAAGATAATCTTCGCCTCCCTGGAGGATATCACCGATTTCTGTTAA